Part of the Salinigranum rubrum genome is shown below.
CCCGTCCCCGACTTCATCACCCTCGACGCGGCCATCGCGGAGTGCGACCGACAGGGCGCGGCCGTTCTCGTTCCCCATCCCGACCTCCTGTCCGTGAGCCTCGGTCTCGACGACGTCCGGCGCTTCCGAGAACGGATCGACGGCGTCGAACGCTACAACGCGAAGTGCCTCCCGTGGCAGAACGAGGCGATGGGTCGCGTCGTTCGCGAGACGTCGATGCCGGCGTTCGGGTCGTCGTACGCGCACCTCCACTCGACGGTGGGCGAGGCGTGGACGGCGTTCGAGACGTCCATCGACGACGAGTCGGCCCTCGTGCGCGCGCTCAGAACCGGGGCACCTCGGCGGGTGATGCGTCGGTCGGGCGTCGGCCACCGACTCCGCGGCGTCGCCGAGTTCACCCACCTCGGGCACGAGAACACCTGGGGGAAGGTCGACCGCCTCCTCCTCTCGGGCATGGAGCCGACCCATCCCGACCACATCGCCTACCGGGGCCGGTTCGACGACGTCTCGGTGTACCGACGCTGAGGAGTGCGGTGGGTCGAGTGGGTCGAGTGAACCGTCTCAGACGAGGAGCGCGAGCGACCCCATCGACGCCGTTACGAGGTCCTGTACGTTCGTGAGCCCCGAGTCGAGCGGAAGGCGAAGTAGTGAACGCCCGCGAGCAGGGCCAACTCGAAGAGGGTGATGACGACGGTGACCGCGTCGGCGTGTTTCGAACTCGTCGTCACGCCCGACGGGAAGCCGTACTCGGTCTTCGAGAGGGGGTAAAACAGCGCGATACCCCGCCGGCTCCCGACCACGTCGAGGAGGTAGTGGGTCGCCACACCGATCCAGACGAACTGGAGGTTCCCGAAGAGGAACGGGAACGCGAGGAACACCCCCAACACGGGGAGGTTGTGGAGCGTCTTGCGGTGTTTGCCGAAGGCGGTGTCGACGTCGGGGAAGAGCGCCCCGAGCGTCACGGGCACCGAGAGTTCGACGACACGCGTGAGCACCTCGACGGCGACGTCGGTCGTCGGCCGCGTGGTCGGGTCGACGGTGAGAATGAGCCCGAGGCCGACGCCGAGGAGCACCGCGTTCAGCACGTGTCCCTTCTTGTTCACGCTTTTCCTGGCTCCGCGGGGGACTCAAGCGTTTCGCCACGTTATCATTCCCTGTGCCTCGATGCGTTCTGTGTCCGTGTACGACGACGAGAACGAGACTGTGAGTGCGAGACGGGAGCGGTCGCCAGGGCGCTGTGGCCACGCCCTCCCCAACCGACTCCTTCACTCACTCGTTTCACTCGTTCGCTCAGTCATCCACCGAAGCGACTGCGTCGCTTCGAGCCGTTCGCTCGGTCCCCTCACGAGGACCGCTCGCGGCTCCGTCCGCGAGCGACTGGGTGGGGAAGGCCGAGGCTGCGGTCCACCGCGTCCGTGTATCGTCGGTCGCGTCTCTCTCCGTCTCATCTCGAACCGCTCGGTCCCGTTCGTCCGAACTTCGACTGTCTCTCAGCTCCGAAACCCCATCGAATCCAGGACGAAAACGCCAACACCCTCGGTTTCCATCCACCCACATGGACTACGACGAGCCGCTGTTCTTCCACGTCATCCAGTACGCACACCACGCGGACCGGGACGTCGTCGACATGGTGAGCGGCAACCCCGACTGGGACCCGCCCGCCGCCCTGCGTGAGGGGCTCCACGAGTACGCCGA
Proteins encoded:
- a CDS encoding PHP-associated domain-containing protein — translated: MHVKLLDDRVVERAKARGLDVLVYAPHFSRLPDIRARAREHTDDDLLVVPAREVFTGPWHDRKHVLAVGLSDPVPDFITLDAAIAECDRQGAAVLVPHPDLLSVSLGLDDVRRFRERIDGVERYNAKCLPWQNEAMGRVVRETSMPAFGSSYAHLHSTVGEAWTAFETSIDDESALVRALRTGAPRRVMRRSGVGHRLRGVAEFTHLGHENTWGKVDRLLLSGMEPTHPDHIAYRGRFDDVSVYRR
- a CDS encoding metal-dependent hydrolase, producing the protein MNKKGHVLNAVLLGVGLGLILTVDPTTRPTTDVAVEVLTRVVELSVPVTLGALFPDVDTAFGKHRKTLHNLPVLGVFLAFPFLFGNLQFVWIGVATHYLLDVVGSRRGIALFYPLSKTEYGFPSGVTTSSKHADAVTVVITLFELALLAGVHYFAFRSTRGSRTYRTS